The Bacillus sp. B-jedd sequence GAGCAGTTCGAAGATACTTTTAAAGATTTTGGCTCGAATGCAAGAGTTTTGTTATTTTTTGTCCTTGCTTATTATGTACTTCTTCGTGTGATCAAGCTCCCTATACTCAAAAGACAAGCTGACGTGAAAAAGTGGTTGTCTATTTTGCTGCGCTTTACCCGAAAATGGCATACTCCAGTTGCGATTATCGCGATTGCTTTTATTATTTTGCATGCGGCAGCTGTCTTTATGTACGGCTTCGAATTTGATTTTGAGAATATAAGTGGCTTGCTCTCATTACTAGTCCTGCTCCCAGTACCGATATCAGGACTATACAGATATCAGAGGATGGACCGGAAGTGGCATTTGCGATCCGGGGTTGCATTTGCCGTTTTATTTTTAATTCATTCGTTTTTATAACGAATATATTTTACAAGGGAAATTTTGCAGAGATATTTATTTTAATTAGTGTGATCATCCAACAAGGATGGCAGCCACTATTTTTGAACAATAAGAGCTGGTTGATTTGTTGAGGAAATCATTTCCATACCCGGTTAGATTGGTTATACTTAAGGAAGGAGAGTCATTTTTCAGGGGGATACGGAAATGAGTAAAAAATTGAGAATCCTGATTTTTACACTTTTAATCGCGATATTTCTTTTCTTACATTCAACACCTCAAACAGCTTTAAGGACTAAAGTATTCTTTATGGGTTATCCAATTAAGGCTGTTACCACAGGTATTATTGATGATGATTTTCATAATGAAATGGATAAAGCGGAATTTGCCAAGCAGAATGCGAAAGCATATACATTAACAAATCCCCCAATCGAAAGAGCAACTGAAGGGGAGCTGAGTAATTTCCTCGTTAAGAAGGTTGGCTTTTTATATTTCGCTAAACATCTTGGCCATCTTTAAACTAGATACTTTAACAAGTCATGTGTCTTGATTCTGCCAGGATCAAGGCATTTATTTATGAATTCTGAAAAAGAATAGATTAATAGAGAACTTTTAGGAGAGTGGTCCGTAATAGTGTTAGGAGGTGCGTGTGGTGTGAAATGGTTAATTCTACAAATACTGACAATAGGTGCTATATGAGTATTGATGACAGTGTTAGAAATGAATGCGGATAATAGAGTTGCTAGCTCATTTTCTGATTGGACCCCAGCAAACAACATTTACATAACATTTATTATCGTAACGGTTATCTTAACTTGCTTCTATTTAATTTTCATATTTGAGGCAAAAAAGAGAAATAGTATCCTAGAACGGTCCTTTTGGAACCTGATGCCGAAAATTAGTATTTCGGTAGGTGTTTTATCGATCATTCTGTTTTTAGTGGGGGGAACTGTAGGACCCATTATGACCTGGGTAGAGCAGTGGCGGTCACTCCTATATGTTTTCCTTATATATTTTCTTTTTTAATATTCCTTTTTATTTTTTCGATAGAGCACAAGAAACAAAGAAAGAACAACCGAATTAGCAAAATTATCTTTACTTCATACATATGGACAATAGTTCTGTTTTTTGTAATATTTTTTATTCTTTAATCCAGGGCACTTGGGTCATTTTTGCAAAAACAAAATCGTATGAACATAAAAGTCTATTGAGTTTTAGAGGATTGCCTTTTTTGAAAAAAGCAACAAGCAAACCTGGAGGATTTAATATAAAAAAAGAAGGGATAAATAAGGGGGATTAGTAATTGTTTTTAACATATTTGATTATCTTTTTGTTGGCAGCCATTCCGTTTTTTGAAGTAGCAATGATCGTACCAATTGCAATTATCGGCGGTATTCCGGCAGTTCCAGTTATTATTATTGCATTTTTAGGGAACTTATTAACGATAATTTTACTTATCGTATTTATTGACTCGATCCGCAATTGGCGTAAAAAGAAAAAATCCAATGAAGAAATAAATGAACCCAAAAGTCATCGGCGTGCGAAGAAAATATGGGGGAAATATGGTTTACCAGGTTTAGCGTTTATAGGTCCTTTTTTTGTTGGTACCCATTTAACAGCACTATTAGCTGTGACATTTGGCGGTACTCGTAAGAATACTTTAGTATTGATGACAGCAAGTATTGCCTTTTGGGCAATTTCCCTTGGAACTGCAGCGTATTTGGGCTTTGATTTTTTGGTGAAAGATGAAGATGATTTTGGTTTTATCACAAGACTATTAAATCAATAAAAGCAAGCATTCTTTCACCAATGGAGGGAATTGTTTTAGGAGCAAGAGCCAAACTCCTTGCAAAAAACTAAGAAGGAATTTGGCTTTTCTTTGATCGATTACTCTTATTCTCATCACTGTCTTCAACTGTTATCTATGACAGGATTAATTAGATATACGGTTTTCTGGATTTATCCGATTTATTATTTCGATTAATCCAATTGAAACAAATGTGAGATAATGAAGAGGTGAATTATTGTTTACAATCCTTTTAACCAGAGAGCTTTCTGACTTTAAATTTCGGAATATTCATGAAACGATGGTGGTTACCCCCCTATAGTATAAATAGCAATAAGGTTTTGGCTAAATAAAATGACCGCATACTTGCTCATTGGCAGTGCCCACGTCTATTTAGTAACGCAATTCCTATCAGAGAGCGGGTTATTTGAAATAGATGATTTGAACGTATACATATAATCTGGTGATTTAAGGATTATCGTGCTTGTACAAACTGGCAGATTGGTGGAAGAAGTGTTCTAGTTTTAAATTTCCAACTATTAAGGAGGTAAGTTATTTTTGCTAAATATTTTCGTTGGGTTAATCTTTGTCTTCTTCAAAACAAATTTTAGTTTTTGGGATATCGGACCCACTTTTTACATAACCAACATAATTGGATATGTATTGATATTTTTTGGATTAAACGAATTGGAGAGAACAAATCAACCAATATTAAAGGCCAAACCCTATGTCATTATCATGATTGCTCATAGTATGATCTTCTTCTTATTGAATATTACAGATCATTCGCCATTAACGATGGGTATGTCAACTACGCTTGAACAAATTATAGTTTTAGCTGGGGTTGCGTTGATTATGGCAGGTATGTTTATGGT is a genomic window containing:
- a CDS encoding small multi-drug export protein; the encoded protein is MFLTYLIIFLLAAIPFFEVAMIVPIAIIGGIPAVPVIIIAFLGNLLTIILLIVFIDSIRNWRKKKKSNEEINEPKSHRRAKKIWGKYGLPGLAFIGPFFVGTHLTALLAVTFGGTRKNTLVLMTASIAFWAISLGTAAYLGFDFLVKDEDDFGFITRLLNQ